Genomic DNA from Lactuca sativa cultivar Salinas chromosome 8, Lsat_Salinas_v11, whole genome shotgun sequence:
CGAAAGAGAGCTGCATACATACATGTATTAAAAAATATTGATACGAGTCAATAGTGTTGATTATTAAGTTAGGTTAGTTACGTACCTGTTGCTGACAGTGAACATTTCGGGATGCTGATTggacataacatgatccaacggACAGTATCGTTCACCGGTGTCCTGATCATGGATGACAGAATGACGATGACTGAAAGTACCTCTCTCAACATCCTGACCACTCAACCTCACGTGATTCCCCTCCACCAGCAAAGTCGCGAAAGCAAGGGCTTCTGCAACCGCCCAATCAACACCCTCCCCTGATTCGATCATCTTTAATCGGTCGCCAAATATCTTTTTAACTGCTCTGTGAGCCTTGAAGCTTTCTGGAAGCGTTGTGATTGCCTTCCCAACATTCTTCAAGATTTCAGGCTGGACCCTGACAACCAAAAACATTTTACTTTTTTAGTaacagaattttttttttttgggaccaaatatgtaatttttttttttttacccgGTGTTACGAATGCGTGAGAGTTGTTCAGGGGATTTGAATCCAGACCAGTAAGCTGAAAGCCAATCCCTTTTCTTTTGGGCGTAATCTTTACTTGCCATGAATTCTTCATTCAAGATTGTGGTTACCTTCTTTTGCATTCTGTCGATGTCTTCTTTTGTTGATTGACCACTTTCCAACAGCTTCTTTTGGTAGATTTCAAGTGCCGATGGGTGGCTTCTGATAACCTATAGTAAAAAATGAAACAACTGGACTAAATCCgtaacttttgaaaaaaaaataaggacTAAAGTTGTAACAAGAGAGTTAAGAGATTCTAGATTCTGACCTTGTACATTTTAGGCTGAGTGAAAAAAGGTTCATCAATTTCATTATGCCCAAATCTTCGATAACACGTAATATCAACCACAACATCGGAATGAAACGTCTGCCGCCACTCAGCCGCCAGCTCACACGCATGAACAACCGCTTCCACGTCATCACCATTAACATGAAAAATCGGAGCATCCAAAGCTTTAGCAACATCCGTACAATACTGTGAAGATCTTCCCGATTTGGGATCAGTAGTAAACGCGACTTGATTATTGACGACAATATGAATTGTTCCACCAGTTGTATAATTAGGAAGAGCACTCAAATGCAAAGTCTCATAAACAACACCTTGTCCAGCAAAACTCCCATCTCCATGAATCAAAATCCCCATGTTCTTCGTTCTATCGACATCATTAGAATAGTATTGTTTTGCTCGTGTTTTCCCAATCACAACAGGATCAACAGCTTCTAAATGACTAGGGTTTGCAACTAACGACAAATGAATATGTTTTCCACCTCTTGTGGCTCGATCATATGAAGTCCCTAAATGATACTTCACATCACCAGTTCCTGTATAAAGTCCGACTTCATCAATAGGTTTTGTTCCACCACTAAATTCACTGAAGATTTGTCTTAATGGCTTCCGAACAACGTTTCCTAAAACATTTAATCTTCCTCTGTGGGACATACCAATGACGATGCTTTCAACTCCAAGATCTGCTGATCTGTCAAACATTTCTTTCAtacctgggattagggtttcaccaCCTTCAAGACCGAATCTTTTTGCAGCTGTCCATTTTGTTGCTAGAAAGTTTTCGAATTGTGTGCTCCAAATGAGTCTATCAAGAATGACTTCGCGCCTTTTACTATTGTATTGACTTGGAGATGGGGTTTCTATTCTGTCTCTTAACCAGTTACAATGATCGCGATTTGCAATGTGCATGTATTCGTAACCTATGCTTCCACAATAAGCTTGTTCGAGTCTAGTCAAGATTGCTCTTAGGGTTTGAACAGGGCGATTTTCGGATAAAAAACCCGACATTTTCCATACCCCTAGGAAGAATTCACGGTCTAGGTCGGATTCGGTGAACCCGTAGAAACCCGGGTCAAGATCACCTGGGATGTCTCGTTGTTCGAGGCTTAATGGATCTAATTTGGCTTTCATGTGGCCATGAAATTGGTAAGCTCTCACGAGTAATAACAATTTCATGGATTCTTGAATGGTTTGACCGGATACTCCAGGGGATATGGATGCTTGACCTACGAAGTTTCTGAAGAAATTGTCCCATGATTCATCGACGCTAGTGGGGTCCGCCTCCCAGGCTCTCTGCATTTCTTCCAAGTAGACACTGCTGGTTCCATCTAAGAAGTTGTCTGATAATTTGGAAAGTGGAACAGATCGTGGAATGGGTGATTGTGGTTTTGATTTGGGAATTGTGGTGTGAAAATGGTGGATTCTTGATGGAAGGAGTCGAGGTCTTGATGCATAGGATCTGCCTTGTGTTAGGGTTTTCCTAATTGCAAGCTTTGCTACACTAGTTCCAGCTCTCAACCATGCCATTTTTAACCTTCAAGTTTGTGTTCTAGAGCTCAATTCCTGCTAAAACAAAATTTGATTATATAAACCAATGTAATTTAAAAAATCTGTAGTAGAAGAAGGAAAGGTTTTTGATGTTAAAAAAGAAGCAATATGTATGTATTACAATAGGTAAAAATCTATGCCAGGATCTCATAATCAAAAGTTTTGTTTAAGCACcataaataaatccataataatgaACAAACCGAAGGGGAAACAGTTTATAGACTTTTAAACAACAAAATTTTTGTATAAGAACTGTGTGGATTGATAAATCGAATGACtgttggatgaggatgaggatgaACACAGAAATCAACAGCAATTTCTAACCCATTGGTTTGGAGATTGaagtaattaataaaataacGATGATGAGAAATGAAAAGACAAGTTTTGTGAGTGATGATGAGATGAAGAAGGGCTCTCTCGTTCATTCTGATAAGGGGAAAAATCAGAAACAAAATAAAGGATCATAACAAAACAATATAGAAATCTGATATCAACATCAAATTCCAATCCCTTGGATCGGAAAGAAAATAAATCAAAGAATAATGCAGAGAAAAGAACAAACCCTAGGTTTATCAAAAGATGAATACACGATCTCACTTCCCCTTGCGCAGATTGTTTACATTCTGAGAGATTATAGATCTACGAAAACAAATTTTCTTCATGAAATAACACGTAAACAAATTAAAAAATCAGCGTAAACTTGCATGCCATACAACATTATATTCAGAAATCAAGGAGTAGACACACACTGACACGCATGAATTCGTTATCAAAATTAGCAAAATTCCAAACGTACTACAAATTACAAATTACGCATCATAATCAGTGAAAAAGAAAGCTAACAATAAAGCATTAGGACCACAGGCATAAAATCAGAATCAACATGGATGTCCAAACGGTTTATTCCGAAACAAATTAAAAATAACGAGGATGAACGAATATGAACAAACCTAATTCTGTGAGAGATCAAAAACCGCTTCCGTTTCTCCTTATGAAGATTGTTTGCAGATAGCGTATATAGATCTCGATTTATTCATTCATTGCGACCAATAGCTTCGCCCCATTTGCACCTTAACCAGAGCATAAGAACAGTTGCTACTACAATTCTGTTTCTCTTTCTAGAGACGACGATAGTCCATACGTTCTACTACTGCCCCCTGTAGGTTAATATATTTTCATTTTCGTCCTCCTAAGTTTTCTTTTTGTGTACATTCGTCCCTTAACCTTTTTGCTTCTTCcacttaaaaaaaaatcaatttatctATATATAAGATAAAAATCAacttttgatatataaaaaaatcacCTCTCTTTAGGAAATTGAAAAATGGTTAAATATTATAACATGATGATAATATTTCATTCttggtgttatatatatatatatatatatatatatatatatatatatatatatatatatatatatatatatatatatatatatatatatatatatatatatatataactatttttataaatgGTTTTCTCTAATTTACCAGAATCCTAAATGAATGTGGCAATGTGTTTTGAAAGTAAAAGAAAAGTATAGGGAGGGTTAGTgtaaatatttttaatttattggtTGAGAAATTCTTAAACCGAATTTAATGTTTGATCATGAGAGAAAAGGCATACACGTGGAATATCTTTTTTTGCATATTTTCTATTACATGCGGCAGAAATGGTAGCCTTTTTTGTAGCGAAGAACAATTCTAACGTTTTTTTATAAATTGTATTTTGTTTTAAGTTCCAAAAAAAGTGaataaatttgacaaatataactTTAATTAAAGAATTGGAAAAGTCATTAGAATCGATATTCGACAATATAGTAACAATATGACCGATCACACTAAAATCAACTTGTTATTGTATAGgatattttctaaaaacatatttaacataaaatatttacTTTATTTATGCTAAATACAATAAATATTTTACCGGTTCTCAGTCCGAAAGCAAAACGTGGCCAAATTGAAATAGACATGTTTAATAATGGTATAAAgtgaaaaacatcaaaaaaaaaaaaatatgtgtaGGGAGGTGAATATCTCGTACCTAAAATATGAAGGACCTGTTTTGAAAATATTCCCCAAATCCGGCGGTAGCGAAGGCCATGGGCTCCGCCAAATcgacaatatattttttttaaaaaaataaaccaATAAAAACATCCCCTCAAAATTTTTATAAACTATTGAAAggtcattttatattttatattctagaataatttataaataattttaaaagaCTCATTGATATTCTAAAAGTCTAAAAGTCACTAATAAATATCCAACTTAATTTTTTCTATAAAATCATTAAGCTTTAAGTtttgtatttatttaaaaaaacatatttgttttaaaatttattgttattatcatttaatattataacttattattattattattattattattattattattgtcgtCGTCGTCTTTTTTTGTTACAATATTATGAGATGGCATAAATTTTCCAATTTTTGTCATTTACAGTTCAATTATAACAATTCTTCGGTAAACAGTCATTGTACATCAATTCAAGACAGACGAGTAAAATGATTATTTGTCCTAGGATTGCAAGAAAtatgatgtttttgaaattttacATGTTAATCTTTGTATTCTAGAAACTATCAATAATGAGCCATAGatgacacacacaaacacacacgaCGAACTCAGATTATGTTTGTGATATCAATCCAAATATGTTGGATGTTGGGAAAAAACAGGCACGACAAAGAGGTAAGTCTTGTTTAAGTAGTCTTGTTTAAGTGGTAAAAATGTAATTTTGTCTCCAGTATTGAtatttttcaaataaaggcaAGTTTATTACATGTTTTATGTAAGGATCGGAGATCATAGATCCCTTAATTTCGAGGATAATTCAATGGATGGTTACACTATTGCCTTTGGTATTAGGAATCTTACACACATTGAAAAGTTCTTGATGAAGCATACATGTATTTCTTTcatagtttttttaaaaaaaatagtaatttGTCATTTTTTACTTCATGGAGCTTTTGTTTAGAAGAAATATTAATGGTTATTTTTCAATTAGGGGGTGTTTGAGATTGTTTTTTGAACTCCAAAAGTGTTTTTAGGCAAAAATGTATTGACTTATGGTGGTGACCAAATGAGTTTTTAGAAAAATGTTTATATTAGCTTTTGTATTGGCAATAAGCTTTACAATTGTAAAATGAATAAAAAGGTCACGGAAATAGATGAGGGAAGAAAAAGAGAGCGAGAGAGTTTATTAAGGGTAATATTGTCATTTTTAGTTCAAAAAGTCTAGGAtactataatacacaaataaataaaagtacgTTGTTAGTTCTTGTTGTAAATCAAACTAATATATGCTTAAGGAAACCGACAAATAAAATTGAGAATTATATGTCGATTAGTTTCGAACAATAGGTCtaattattattaatatgttTACCAAGTTTCGTCCAGAAACCAGATTAATCCTTCTCGATTAGATCTGAGTATAAAAAAGATAGAAGAAGATTGTCCTGTTGTTGAATGAAATTACACGCATGACAGAAAAGTAAAATTGACCTATCGATGACTGATCTTGAACTTGGAATAACTGCATGGATCGGAATCTTGTTcttaaaggtttttacttcgCTTCTACTGGAAATCGATAAATACAAAGCGAATACTCGGATCCTGGAAGAAAAAAcgcagagagagggagagagcttCGATTTTTCGTGAGTAGTCAATACGGTTCCTAGGGAGCAATATTTATAGGTGTTGAAACCCTAGAAAGCATGAAACGAGTCCTCATAGGCCGGCCCCTAGAAACCCTAGGGCGAGGACTTGCTCTCCAAGCAGTTGTTTCCTAATCCTTCCAGAATGTCCCGACTCGTCCTCCTCGAAGTCAACGACGGTCAACCATTTGAACGGATCAATCAAACCGGCTTGACACGAACTCGTCAAAAATAAAAGCTAATAAGCTCCTAGCACGTCGTGCGAAGTGCAAAGTGCGCCTAAATCGTGCCATTTTGCGCAATGGCGGCGTCGGCTAGTGCTAGGATAGGCTAGGCGCGCGTGTGGGCTTGGCCCATTCCTTTGATCTACTAAAGCCTTTGGTGGCCTATCAAGGGAATAAGCTTATAAACCCATTAAAATTTTCTTcccccaccaatgtgggatagaGGAAACTTACCAACTTACAACCTTTCCTCCATAatttccaacaatcccccaccAAGTTGGAAATTTTCTTTTACTCAGACAGATGATGTCACTTGGGTGTCATAAagattaaaccctagtttaaGAACAAACAAGAAGAAACCAATTTGATGGTATCCTTATAGGTTTAAACCACGAACCTTATGACCTCTCTGGTTTACCCCCACACATAACAAGTCGTCTTTGCATTCTCCCTGAGCGCTAATATGGTCATGCGCTATAAACCCTTTTCATGACCCTTCAGAAGATAAACCACTAATCTTCACTTGAGGCGGCACTACCTCTAGATCATATAGGCAAAGTTTCACAACATCTTCGTTGCTTATATGTATCCAAAACTTTGTTAAGAGTCGTAACTCAACCTCATTCTCGGCAACGACATACTATCCTACCTCGCATGGATCTATTGTTAATGATAGTACCTTCTATCGTTAGTGACTTCATTGTTACCCTTTAAACTTGAGAATTAGGAGCACTAATTTCAGGTTGGGTTTCCATCACTAAGAGATTTTACTGTGGTTTTAGACCCATGACTCTCGTGGTAGATGTAACCAAATCTCTCGTTGGAGGTTTGGTAAATAGATCTGCCAAGTTCCTACTAGTCTTGACATAGACAACCTTGATGGTACCACTTTCAGTTAGTCGTCTCATAAAATTGTGTCTCAAACCTACATGTCTCGACTTCCCATTATATATTGGATTATATAATTTAGACAATGTGGCCTCACTGTCACAGTACATGGGTATTGAAAGTAATGGAATATCCCATAGACAGATATCCACAAGTAGATCTCGAATCCACTCTGCCTCTTTGCCCGCTGCTTCTAAGGAAATTAGCTCTACTTCCATCATTGAATGAGCTATGCATGTCTGTTTCTTGCTCGCCCAACAAATAGCACCACCAGATAGAGTATAAATCCAACTACTTGTGGATTTTTAATCATCAGTGTGATTAATCCAGCTGGCATCGGAATAACCTTCAACTATtccattagatgatgaatatgtTAACTCAAAAGTACTTATCCTTTTCAGGTATCCTAGTACTCTACCCACTACCTTCAAGTGCTCCGTGTAACGactgtagatcagggctagtcaatttagagacgttaagtgtcaaaaaaaaattatagaagaatttttaggatgaataatcttaactaagttgtagtatatgttacaaagattttgtacatataaagaacgccgaaatccgagttataacgaagaagttatgacttgtcgaagtttcgcgacagaaccgacacgacgctgaatgacgtaaaaagtgaatttatgttagagttatatttaaccttagtgatctaaatgaaagtcgtagagttcgttaaactgagagcgtgcataaaagaatgcccaaatctgacttcgtaggaggaagttatgatttttctaagtttcgacctagcggtatgcagcccgaatactcgatttgagatcgagcggtttttagccgaaacaatctaaacgagaatcgaagatcttgttgatagtagtgcaacggtaaaaagaaagacgaaaacggatgtcagacgaagaagttatgaatttataacggagttttcttgtctcggcctactaaaaataaataataaaaaaagtcaaaattagcggacggagtctaaatgaaagttgtagatcgtagtttCACCTacacggggatataaagaacgtcaaaaacggagctcgtatgaggaagatatgaatttttgaagtttattaaataattagagtatttaatttaaatataaattcggatattatccagagggggggggggagtcaccggccttatccacattacgcccagcgtaattcgaagaatcagcccctatataaagggtgcgagggcagccgagttcctTGCTcaatttctctcttctctctcccgttttacctcgattttcgtgcaagaaatatcccgaagctcCGGTATCATTCCCAagacccaaagcaagtcccgaagccccgaagatcccgagaagt
This window encodes:
- the LOC111887375 gene encoding uncharacterized protein LOC111887375: MAWLRAGTSVAKLAIRKTLTQGRSYASRPRLLPSRIHHFHTTIPKSKPQSPIPRSVPLSKLSDNFLDGTSSVYLEEMQRAWEADPTSVDESWDNFFRNFVGQASISPGVSGQTIQESMKLLLLVRAYQFHGHMKAKLDPLSLEQRDIPGDLDPGFYGFTESDLDREFFLGVWKMSGFLSENRPVQTLRAILTRLEQAYCGSIGYEYMHIANRDHCNWLRDRIETPSPSQYNSKRREVILDRLIWSTQFENFLATKWTAAKRFGLEGGETLIPGMKEMFDRSADLGVESIVIGMSHRGRLNVLGNVVRKPLRQIFSEFSGGTKPIDEVGLYTGTGDVKYHLGTSYDRATRGGKHIHLSLVANPSHLEAVDPVVIGKTRAKQYYSNDVDRTKNMGILIHGDGSFAGQGVVYETLHLSALPNYTTGGTIHIVVNNQVAFTTDPKSGRSSQYCTDVAKALDAPIFHVNGDDVEAVVHACELAAEWRQTFHSDVVVDITCYRRFGHNEIDEPFFTQPKMYKVIRSHPSALEIYQKKLLESGQSTKEDIDRMQKKVTTILNEEFMASKDYAQKKRDWLSAYWSGFKSPEQLSRIRNTGVQPEILKNVGKAITTLPESFKAHRAVKKIFGDRLKMIESGEGVDWAVAEALAFATLLVEGNHVRLSGQDVERGTFSHRHSVIHDQDTGERYCPLDHVMSNQHPEMFTVSNSSLSEFGVLGFELGYSMENPNSLVLWEAQFGDFSNGAQVMFDQFLSSGEAKWLRQTGLVILLPHGYDGQGPEHSSARLERFLQMSDDDPFVIPEMDPTLRTQIQTCNWQVVNVTTPANYFHVLRRQLHRDFRKPLIVMSPKNLLRHKDCKSNLSEFDDAEGHPGYDKQGTRFKRLIKDQNGHSDLEEGIRRLVLCSGKVYYELDEARKSTGSKDVAICRVEQLCPFPYDLIQRELKRYPNAEIVWCQEEPMNMGAYSYISHRLATAMKVLGRGTIYDIKYVGRGTSAATATGFYGVHGTEQSELVKKALQPDPIPSPA